In Nomascus leucogenys isolate Asia chromosome 8, Asia_NLE_v1, whole genome shotgun sequence, a single genomic region encodes these proteins:
- the RNF183 gene encoding E3 ubiquitin-protein ligase RNF183: MAEQQGQELEAECPVCWNPFNNTFHTPKMLDCCHSFCVECLAHLSLVTPARRRLLCPLCRQPTVLASGQPVTDLPTDTAMLTLLRLEPHHVILEGHQLCLKDQPKSRYFLRQPRVYTLDLGPQAGGQTGPPPDTASATVPTPIPIPSHYSLRECFRNPQFRIFAYLMAVIFSVTLLLIFSIFWTKQFLRGVG; this comes from the coding sequence ATGGCTGAGCAGCAgggccaggagcttgaggccgAGTGCCCCGTCTGTTGGAACCCCTTCAACAACACGTTCCATacccccaaaatgctggattgCTGCCACTCCTTCTGCGTGGAATGtctggcccacctcagcctggtgACTCCAGCCCGGCGCCGCCTGCTGTGCCCACTCTGTCGCCAGCCCACAGTGCTGGCCTCAGGGCAGCCTGTCACTGACTTGCCCACGGACACTGCCATGCTCACCCTGCTCCGCCTGGAGCCCCACCACGTCATCCTGGAAGGCCATCAGCTGTGCCTCAAGGACCAGCCCAAGAGCCGCTACTTCCTGCGCCAGCCTCGAGTCTACACACTGGACCTTGGCCCCCAGGCTGGGGGCCAGACTGGGCCGCCCCCAGACACAGCCTCTGCCACCGTGCCTACgcccatccccatccccagccaCTACTCTCTGAGGGAGTGTTTCCGCAACCCTCAGTTCCGCATCTTTGCCTACCTGATGGCCGTCATCTtcagtgtcactctgttgctcatATTCTCCATCTTTTGGACCAAGCAGTTCCTTCGGGGTGTGGGGTGA